The following proteins are encoded in a genomic region of Maribacter hydrothermalis:
- a CDS encoding FKBP-type peptidyl-prolyl cis-trans isomerase — translation MNLKYAYLLIAGLIVISSCKKDDDPIGEVVPQRLLSEVAIEDDAEIVAFLKTHFYNKDEFDAAAEGFDFKIKFDTIAGVNSDKQSIFDSPFLVTETISVASSSFLRDDGEVVNHKLYTLVVRQGIEEGKPTIGDNSILRYEGSLFDGTLFDASSFQPIILNLSGVVRGFGNGVENFQTGMGPIEVGDGTVRYNGYGIGAIFMPSGLAYFDDTRNSLPLAPKYSPLIFKIDAFGFEANSDFDGDGIPSILEDLNNDGNLNNDNTDEDAEALSRVYLANYNDTDDDNDGILTIDEIELDADGNFVGFLDTDGDGIWDHLDNDL, via the coding sequence ATGAATTTGAAATACGCCTATTTGCTAATTGCTGGGTTAATTGTAATAAGTTCTTGTAAAAAAGACGATGATCCCATTGGCGAAGTTGTACCACAGAGATTATTAAGTGAAGTTGCTATTGAGGATGATGCAGAAATTGTAGCGTTTCTAAAAACCCATTTCTATAATAAAGATGAATTTGATGCTGCAGCCGAAGGTTTCGATTTTAAGATAAAATTTGATACTATCGCTGGTGTTAATAGTGATAAACAGTCCATTTTTGATAGCCCATTTTTAGTTACAGAAACCATTTCAGTGGCATCTTCAAGTTTTTTAAGAGATGACGGAGAAGTTGTAAACCATAAGTTATACACCTTAGTGGTTAGACAAGGAATAGAAGAGGGCAAACCAACAATTGGTGATAATTCTATTCTTAGGTACGAGGGTTCATTATTCGATGGAACCCTGTTCGATGCATCTTCATTCCAACCAATTATCCTTAACCTTTCCGGTGTAGTTAGGGGCTTTGGAAATGGGGTCGAAAATTTTCAAACTGGTATGGGACCAATTGAAGTTGGTGATGGAACAGTTAGGTATAATGGTTATGGAATTGGTGCTATTTTTATGCCTTCTGGCCTAGCATATTTTGATGATACAAGAAATAGTTTGCCTTTGGCTCCTAAATATAGCCCATTAATTTTTAAAATTGATGCTTTTGGGTTTGAAGCCAATTCGGATTTTGATGGTGATGGAATACCTTCTATTCTTGAAGATTTAAATAATGACGGTAATTTAAATAATGATAATACAGATGAAGATGCTGAAGCTCTATCAAGAGTCTACCTTGCAAATTACAATGACACGGATGACGACAATGATGGTATCTTAACTATAGATGAAATTGAGTTAGATGCGGATGGAAATTTTGTAGGATTCTTAGATACCGATGGCGACGGAATTTGGGATCATTTGGATAATGATTTATAA
- a CDS encoding GreA/GreB family elongation factor: MMIKHYQELNVTIEDYAHKNVLEILHQNMSNAMLFESEDIPFDIVKMYSFITLVGNAGRQSTFQIVPPNEVNIQKKKISVISSLGASVIGRAESDKITYGLPGDVISLKIQQVKQINNTNLKQPKIKNY; encoded by the coding sequence ATGATGATTAAACATTATCAAGAACTGAATGTTACCATTGAAGATTATGCACACAAAAATGTTTTGGAGATTTTACATCAAAATATGTCCAATGCAATGCTTTTTGAGTCTGAGGACATCCCTTTTGATATTGTAAAAATGTATTCATTTATTACTCTGGTCGGTAATGCTGGTAGGCAGTCAACTTTTCAAATAGTTCCTCCGAATGAAGTCAATATTCAAAAGAAAAAGATTTCAGTAATTAGTAGTTTAGGAGCTTCTGTAATTGGCCGTGCCGAAAGTGATAAAATTACGTATGGACTACCTGGCGATGTAATATCTTTAAAAATTCAACAAGTAAAACAAATAAATAATACCAACCTAAAGCAACCAAAAATAAAAAATTATTAA
- a CDS encoding LptF/LptG family permease: MLSIIDKYILKRYLATFSLMLLLFIPIGIMVNLAEQIGKMIDNEAPLNEIVMYYVNFTIYIGNLLFPIFLFLSVIFFTSKLANNTEIVAILSSGVSYGRFLRPYIIGASLIAILMFFMTMFIVPNASVGFNEFKYKYLKKGKQDRVTNNIFNQLNETDFIYVSSFDPARQLGHNFTFERFNEGNELDFKISAANIRWIEKDSNYRLTSYKKRTVIDDTAIIESKRRLDTIFAFDIGDLTPVSYVAETKNLFELDTFIKDQRRKGASNINTYVLVKYKRWALPLTAFILTLIAVSVSSVKRRGGMGANLAFGILIAFVFIFFDKVFGTLAEQSGFSPLLAVIIPNVVFGCLAFYLLQNAKR, encoded by the coding sequence ATGCTGTCGATAATAGATAAATACATACTTAAAAGGTACTTGGCGACATTTTCGTTAATGCTCTTGTTGTTTATTCCCATTGGTATTATGGTGAATTTGGCAGAGCAAATTGGTAAAATGATTGATAATGAAGCGCCGTTAAATGAAATAGTTATGTACTATGTAAATTTCACCATTTACATTGGTAATTTGCTTTTTCCTATTTTTCTATTTCTTTCCGTTATTTTCTTTACCTCAAAATTAGCGAACAACACTGAAATTGTCGCTATTTTAAGTTCTGGAGTGTCCTATGGTCGGTTTTTAAGGCCGTACATAATTGGTGCATCTTTAATAGCCATCTTAATGTTTTTTATGACCATGTTTATTGTACCCAATGCAAGTGTTGGGTTCAATGAATTTAAATATAAATACCTTAAAAAAGGTAAACAAGATAGGGTTACCAATAATATATTTAATCAGCTAAACGAAACAGATTTTATATATGTGAGCAGTTTTGACCCTGCAAGGCAGTTGGGTCACAATTTTACTTTTGAACGTTTTAATGAAGGTAATGAGTTAGATTTTAAGATATCTGCAGCCAATATTCGTTGGATAGAGAAAGATTCGAATTATAGATTAACTTCTTATAAGAAACGTACGGTTATCGACGATACTGCAATTATTGAAAGTAAACGTAGATTAGATACCATATTCGCTTTTGATATAGGCGATTTAACTCCGGTATCCTATGTGGCAGAAACGAAAAATCTTTTTGAACTTGATACATTTATAAAAGATCAAAGAAGAAAAGGTGCATCGAATATCAATACGTATGTGTTGGTTAAATACAAACGTTGGGCGTTACCCTTAACGGCATTTATTTTGACCCTTATTGCTGTTTCTGTTTCATCGGTTAAAAGACGAGGTGGAATGGGCGCTAATTTGGCATTTGGTATTCTTATAGCCTTTGTATTCATCTTTTTTGATAAAGTTTTTGGTACATTGGCTGAACAATCGGGTTTTTCGCCTTTGCTTGCGGTAATAATACCTAATGTTGTTTTCGGATGTTTAGCTTTTTATCTGCTTCAAAATGCCAAAAGATAG
- a CDS encoding sigma-54-dependent transcriptional regulator — MDLRKENILIVDDDIDILELLQRHLQSMGYHTYKAVSVKEALYILKDTFIDLLITDIQMPEIDGLQLLKFSNEHYPEIPKLVVTGYPSVQDTLQVIKSGATDYLTKPFTKKELKEAIEKAFLQNKKRKTHTPKTTDSKPNIYSDMVGESDAFRKVTNIVDRVKDNKATVIIKGESGTGKELVARAIHYSGKFSREPFIAVNCAAIPENLQEAELFGYLKGAFTGANENRNGFFQAAKGGTLFLDEIGTASLAVQTKLLRALQEKEITRVGSRTVEKVDIRIIAATNANLIEDIKNNTFREDLYYRLTVVEIIVPPLRERKSDISILTEKFIRKYGIEFKDRLLRISPEALQILERYNWPGNIRELENIIQRAVIMSDGVVDVKDLPEFLKYQINFSNNELKPLREMEKEYIQRVLNHTQGNKTKAAEILQIDRKTLREKLK, encoded by the coding sequence ATGGATTTGCGTAAAGAAAACATTCTTATAGTTGACGATGACATAGATATTCTAGAGCTATTGCAAAGACACTTACAGTCTATGGGTTATCATACGTATAAAGCAGTATCAGTAAAGGAGGCCCTATATATTCTTAAAGATACTTTTATTGATTTATTGATAACGGATATTCAAATGCCAGAGATTGATGGCCTTCAATTATTAAAATTTTCTAATGAGCATTATCCTGAAATACCAAAATTAGTAGTTACAGGTTACCCATCAGTACAAGATACGCTCCAAGTTATTAAATCTGGTGCAACGGACTATCTTACCAAACCATTCACTAAAAAAGAGCTAAAAGAAGCAATTGAAAAAGCTTTTTTACAAAATAAAAAAAGAAAAACACATACTCCAAAGACCACAGATTCCAAGCCCAACATATATTCGGATATGGTCGGTGAATCTGATGCTTTTAGAAAAGTCACCAATATTGTAGATCGGGTAAAGGATAATAAAGCTACAGTAATTATTAAAGGAGAAAGCGGAACGGGAAAAGAGTTAGTTGCACGGGCCATACATTATTCCGGCAAATTCTCCCGTGAACCCTTTATTGCAGTTAACTGTGCTGCTATCCCCGAAAATTTACAGGAAGCAGAACTCTTTGGCTATTTAAAAGGAGCTTTTACTGGCGCCAATGAAAATAGAAACGGATTCTTCCAAGCTGCAAAAGGCGGTACGTTATTTTTAGATGAGATTGGAACAGCGTCTTTAGCTGTTCAAACAAAATTATTGCGGGCTTTACAAGAAAAAGAAATTACAAGAGTAGGATCTAGAACGGTCGAAAAAGTTGACATTCGAATTATCGCCGCTACCAATGCAAACCTCATTGAAGATATTAAAAACAATACGTTTCGTGAAGATTTATATTACCGCTTAACAGTGGTTGAAATCATTGTACCACCTTTACGCGAACGAAAATCTGATATTTCCATTTTAACTGAAAAGTTTATTCGTAAATATGGAATTGAATTTAAAGATAGATTATTACGTATTTCCCCCGAAGCACTTCAAATTTTAGAACGTTATAATTGGCCTGGTAACATAAGAGAACTTGAAAATATTATACAGCGTGCCGTTATCATGTCTGATGGTGTTGTGGATGTCAAAGACTTACCCGAATTTTTAAAATACCAAATAAACTTTTCAAATAATGAGTTAAAACCTTTACGGGAAATGGAAAAGGAATATATTCAACGCGTTCTAAATCATACCCAAGGGAATAAGACAAAAGCTGCCGAAATTCTACAAATAGACCGTAAAACTTTGCGTGAAAAATTAAAATAA
- a CDS encoding porin family protein — MKKTVLAAFMALTGLYTMAQSSSSFGLKGGLNYGANGDYFESAGDAASNPDRNIGYHVGVFGKFGASKVYVRPELVYTKTKSDYDSADFDMSKLDVPVLLGINLIGPLHVFAGPSFQYILDTEFDGITIDDVENDFSVGMNIGAGVNLGKLGIDLRYERGFSDNEASFINTNITNVGPSRIDTRPDQIILSLSLAL, encoded by the coding sequence ATGAAAAAAACAGTTTTAGCAGCTTTTATGGCACTTACCGGGCTATATACTATGGCTCAAAGTAGTTCAAGTTTTGGATTAAAGGGAGGGTTAAATTATGGTGCAAACGGAGATTATTTTGAATCTGCTGGAGATGCAGCGAGTAATCCCGACAGAAACATTGGCTACCATGTTGGTGTGTTTGGCAAATTTGGAGCATCAAAAGTTTATGTAAGACCAGAGTTGGTGTACACTAAAACAAAATCAGATTATGATAGTGCTGATTTTGACATGAGTAAATTGGACGTTCCCGTACTTTTAGGAATAAATTTAATAGGCCCTTTACATGTTTTTGCCGGACCATCTTTTCAATATATTCTGGACACCGAATTTGATGGTATTACGATAGATGACGTTGAAAATGATTTTTCGGTTGGAATGAATATAGGTGCCGGCGTCAACCTAGGTAAATTAGGAATTGATTTACGCTATGAAAGAGGTTTTAGCGATAATGAAGCTTCGTTCATTAACACCAACATAACCAATGTTGGACCAAGTAGAATAGATACTAGGCCAGACCAAATTATACTAAGTTTGTCATTGGCGCTCTAA
- a CDS encoding Glu/Leu/Phe/Val family dehydrogenase, giving the protein MIAKLETEKKAPKQGMLDNVMRQFDNAADIIELNTNIRKILEVTNNEIVVHFPVRMDNGEVEIFTGYRVQHNNSLGPYKGGLRYHPTVDIDAAKALAMWMTWKTSLAGLPYGGAKGGIQIDPTKYTNAELERITRRFTYALGDNIGPELDIPAPDVNTNPQTMAWILDTYMSTKSPAERSTNMHVVTGKPIGAGGSKGRDRATGYGVFLTIKFWAENHNIDLKDKKFIVQGFGNVGYWAAYFLVNEGAILTAVQDAYGCITNEKGIDVDKLLEYTQSNKGSILGFANAKKIDSSEFFSLDCDICIPAALGNQITAKNASKIKAYLIAEGANGPTDVDAEKILLKKGIDIIPDILCNSGGVIGSYFEWLQNRNGEIWSLEEVMEKLEKKMKESFTNVIETSKKRNVDMRTAAFVIAIERIEEAYTQRGIFP; this is encoded by the coding sequence ATGATAGCAAAATTAGAGACAGAGAAAAAAGCCCCTAAACAAGGCATGCTAGATAATGTTATGCGACAGTTTGATAATGCCGCAGATATTATTGAGCTAAACACCAACATTAGAAAAATTCTTGAAGTAACGAACAATGAAATTGTTGTTCATTTTCCAGTAAGGATGGATAATGGGGAGGTAGAAATTTTTACCGGTTATCGTGTACAACATAATAATTCATTAGGACCGTATAAAGGCGGACTACGTTATCACCCTACCGTTGATATTGATGCTGCAAAGGCACTTGCCATGTGGATGACTTGGAAAACATCCTTAGCTGGCCTGCCTTATGGTGGTGCAAAAGGTGGTATTCAAATTGACCCAACTAAGTATACCAATGCAGAATTAGAACGAATAACAAGAAGGTTTACTTATGCTTTAGGTGACAACATAGGTCCGGAATTAGATATACCTGCACCGGATGTAAACACAAATCCACAGACAATGGCCTGGATTTTAGATACGTACATGTCAACAAAATCACCAGCTGAGCGCTCTACAAACATGCATGTAGTTACGGGCAAACCCATAGGCGCAGGAGGTTCTAAAGGACGAGATAGAGCTACAGGGTACGGCGTATTCCTTACTATTAAATTTTGGGCAGAAAACCACAATATTGATTTAAAGGATAAAAAGTTTATAGTTCAAGGATTTGGTAATGTTGGGTATTGGGCAGCGTACTTTCTAGTTAACGAAGGAGCTATTTTAACCGCTGTACAAGATGCTTATGGTTGTATTACCAATGAAAAAGGTATTGACGTAGATAAACTATTGGAATATACCCAAAGTAATAAAGGTAGTATACTTGGCTTTGCAAATGCAAAAAAAATAGATAGTTCAGAATTTTTTAGCTTAGACTGCGACATTTGTATACCTGCAGCATTAGGAAACCAGATTACAGCTAAAAATGCCAGTAAGATAAAAGCTTATTTAATTGCAGAAGGCGCCAACGGACCTACAGATGTAGATGCAGAAAAAATATTACTAAAGAAAGGTATTGATATTATTCCAGATATTTTATGTAATTCCGGTGGAGTTATTGGTAGTTATTTTGAGTGGCTACAAAACCGCAACGGAGAAATTTGGTCTCTGGAAGAGGTGATGGAAAAATTGGAAAAGAAAATGAAAGAATCATTTACCAATGTAATTGAAACTTCAAAAAAACGTAATGTAGATATGCGTACGGCAGCATTTGTTATTGCCATAGAACGTATAGAAGAGGCGTATACACAACGTGGAATCTTTCCATAA
- a CDS encoding sensor histidine kinase: MTTTEDILKERVKELTCLYEVTSIIANSDYNQLQTSLEAIVYCLKRAWQFDKVAEAHIKVGEYEVKSDDYKSDMVALSSNIKVFNKIEGEVIVAYPSKIYSVKDFLNEEQILLNNVALDIGNLIERKHIRDSEAHTKRQMERADRLHILGEITAGIAHELNTPLANILGFAELLTEKITDKDATRDLEKIMDSAIFSREIVKKLMFFACEMPQEMKMVKLIPVVTNVLKLLEPSLRTKKLKLKKFIDNERMELRADTVQLTQVLFNLIMNAIYYSPEGSTVDVTILDTVHTISIQIADQGKGIDTDVADKVFEPFFTTKPIGEGSGLGLSVVHGIITSHKGKITHKPNTPKGTIFTVDFPKL, translated from the coding sequence ATGACTACAACTGAAGATATCTTAAAAGAACGTGTAAAAGAGCTTACCTGCCTTTATGAAGTCACTTCTATTATTGCCAATTCAGACTACAACCAATTACAAACCTCCCTTGAAGCTATTGTTTATTGTCTTAAAAGAGCTTGGCAGTTTGATAAAGTTGCGGAAGCACATATAAAAGTTGGTGAATATGAGGTTAAATCAGATGATTATAAATCCGACATGGTAGCTTTAAGCTCCAATATTAAAGTTTTTAATAAAATTGAAGGAGAGGTAATAGTCGCCTACCCATCTAAAATATACTCTGTTAAAGACTTTCTAAACGAAGAGCAAATATTACTTAATAATGTTGCACTAGATATTGGAAACCTCATTGAACGTAAACACATAAGAGATAGTGAAGCCCATACAAAGAGACAAATGGAACGTGCAGACCGTTTACATATTCTTGGTGAAATTACGGCTGGTATTGCCCATGAATTAAATACCCCACTTGCCAATATTCTGGGTTTTGCAGAATTACTTACCGAAAAAATAACTGATAAAGATGCTACTAGAGATTTAGAAAAAATTATGGATAGCGCTATTTTTAGTCGAGAAATAGTAAAAAAGCTAATGTTCTTCGCTTGTGAAATGCCGCAAGAAATGAAAATGGTAAAACTAATTCCTGTAGTTACAAATGTGCTAAAACTTTTAGAACCATCCCTAAGAACTAAGAAACTTAAGCTAAAAAAATTTATTGATAATGAAAGAATGGAGCTTAGGGCAGACACTGTTCAGCTAACCCAAGTGCTATTTAATTTAATAATGAATGCAATTTATTACTCACCAGAAGGGTCAACTGTAGATGTAACCATATTAGACACCGTACATACTATTTCTATTCAAATCGCAGATCAGGGCAAAGGCATTGATACAGATGTTGCCGATAAAGTTTTTGAGCCTTTTTTTACCACCAAACCCATTGGTGAAGGTTCTGGACTTGGGTTAAGTGTAGTCCATGGCATTATTACAAGTCATAAAGGGAAAATAACTCATAAGCCTAATACACCTAAAGGAACTATATTCACCGTAGATTTTCCTAAATTGTAA
- the tgt gene encoding tRNA guanosine(34) transglycosylase Tgt, which produces MKFTLHNTDTQSKARAGTVITDHGVIETPIFMPVGTVASVKGVHQKELKEEINPDIILGNTYHLFLRPKTEILKKAGGLHKFMGWDRNILTDSGGYQVYSLSGNRKIKEEGVKFKSHIDGSMHLFTPENVMEIQRVIGADIIMAFDECTPYPCEYNYAKRSMHMTHRWLDRCINHLAKTPFEYDYEQTFFPIVQGSTYKDLRRQSAEYIANAGAEGNAIGGLSVGEPAEEMYGMTEVVCEILPENKPRYLMGVGTPINILENIALGIDMFDCVMPTRNARNGMLFTAHGTINIKNKKWEDDFSPIDEMGTTFVDHEYSKAYLRHLFAANEYLGKQIATIHNLGFYMWLVREARKHIIAGDFRAWKDIMVKQMDKRL; this is translated from the coding sequence TTGAAGTTTACACTACACAATACTGACACACAGTCAAAAGCAAGAGCTGGGACAGTCATTACTGACCATGGCGTTATTGAAACCCCAATTTTTATGCCTGTGGGCACAGTTGCTTCTGTAAAAGGAGTACACCAAAAAGAATTAAAAGAAGAGATTAATCCTGATATTATATTGGGTAATACCTATCACTTATTTCTTCGCCCTAAAACTGAAATTTTAAAAAAAGCAGGCGGACTCCATAAATTCATGGGATGGGATAGAAATATCCTTACTGATAGCGGTGGTTATCAAGTATACTCTTTATCTGGGAATAGAAAAATAAAAGAGGAAGGTGTGAAATTTAAATCGCATATAGACGGGTCTATGCATTTATTTACACCTGAAAATGTGATGGAGATTCAGCGTGTTATTGGTGCTGATATCATTATGGCTTTTGACGAATGTACCCCATATCCTTGCGAGTATAATTATGCAAAAAGGTCAATGCATATGACCCATAGGTGGTTAGATAGATGTATAAATCATCTTGCTAAAACACCTTTTGAATATGATTATGAGCAAACTTTTTTTCCTATTGTACAAGGGTCTACGTATAAAGATTTAAGAAGACAATCGGCCGAATATATTGCAAATGCAGGTGCTGAAGGTAATGCCATAGGCGGACTTTCAGTAGGGGAGCCGGCTGAAGAAATGTATGGTATGACTGAGGTCGTTTGTGAAATTTTGCCAGAAAACAAACCTAGATATCTTATGGGAGTTGGCACACCAATTAATATTTTAGAGAATATTGCTTTAGGTATAGATATGTTTGATTGTGTAATGCCTACAAGGAATGCTAGAAATGGTATGTTGTTTACCGCGCATGGCACCATTAATATCAAAAATAAAAAGTGGGAAGATGACTTTTCACCAATAGATGAAATGGGAACAACCTTTGTAGATCACGAATATTCTAAAGCATATTTAAGACATTTATTTGCAGCAAATGAATATTTGGGTAAACAAATTGCGACAATTCATAACTTAGGTTTTTATATGTGGTTGGTACGCGAGGCTCGTAAACATATAATTGCTGGTGATTTTAGAGCATGGAAAGACATCATGGTAAAACAAATGGATAAAAGGCTATAA
- a CDS encoding MCP four helix bundle domain-containing protein has protein sequence MIKTSAKLHAGFILAIAFLLVLGSNRLNQKHFSRIQTTVNSVHEDRVVVQDYIYQLSTIIHKKELRFISDDKFTEEQSENEKAEKLLLAFKATKLTSKESSILNELTAQFKNLKNSENKTLEATNQLNNNNGVLTLNSLQEMKNKLDALAHIQLKESMQMTKQSNKSLDMNMLFAKLELAFLIIIGIAILALIFYPSKSKQTILE, from the coding sequence ATGATCAAAACATCAGCAAAATTACATGCGGGCTTTATTTTAGCCATTGCATTTTTATTGGTTCTTGGTTCTAATAGGTTAAATCAAAAGCATTTTTCAAGAATACAAACCACAGTAAATTCAGTACATGAAGATAGGGTTGTAGTTCAAGATTACATTTATCAACTTAGTACAATTATTCATAAAAAAGAACTACGGTTTATAAGTGACGATAAATTTACTGAAGAGCAATCGGAAAATGAAAAAGCAGAAAAACTATTATTAGCTTTTAAAGCGACTAAACTAACTTCTAAGGAATCTAGTATATTAAATGAATTAACTGCTCAATTTAAAAATCTTAAAAATTCGGAGAACAAAACTCTAGAGGCTACTAATCAACTTAATAATAACAATGGAGTTCTTACGTTAAATAGCCTACAAGAAATGAAAAATAAATTAGATGCACTAGCCCATATACAACTAAAAGAAAGTATGCAAATGACAAAGCAATCTAATAAGTCCTTAGATATGAACATGCTCTTTGCCAAGCTTGAACTTGCTTTTTTAATTATTATTGGAATTGCAATCTTAGCTTTAATTTTTTATCCAAGTAAGTCAAAACAAACCATATTAGAATAA
- a CDS encoding RNA-binding S4 domain-containing protein: MRIDKFLWSTRYFKTRNIATTACKKGHAKINGQIAKPGREVFPMDEVVVRKNQIDYKFTVLDIPASRVGAKLVDIYRKDTTPKEAFEHNELLQYSKDYYRKKGVGRPTKKDRRDIDDYLETPSENNETNSSETNKNIKEEE; this comes from the coding sequence ATGCGCATAGATAAATTCTTGTGGAGTACTCGGTATTTTAAGACTCGGAATATAGCAACGACTGCTTGTAAAAAAGGTCATGCAAAAATAAATGGCCAAATTGCCAAGCCAGGAAGAGAAGTTTTTCCAATGGATGAAGTAGTTGTTCGTAAAAATCAAATAGATTATAAATTTACGGTTCTAGATATTCCTGCAAGTCGTGTTGGCGCCAAATTAGTAGATATTTACAGAAAAGATACAACGCCAAAAGAAGCATTTGAACATAATGAACTTTTACAATATTCTAAAGATTATTATCGAAAGAAAGGAGTTGGTAGACCTACCAAAAAAGATAGACGTGATATTGATGACTATCTTGAAACACCATCAGAAAATAATGAAACCAATTCTTCCGAAACTAATAAAAACATAAAAGAGGAGGAATAA
- a CDS encoding phosphoribosyltransferase family protein: protein MEQTILSHLQIQHKIERIAYQIYEANVSEDEIIIAGIEGGGLQFAKKIVSTLKKITTAKITLCKLSMDKSNPLESGVTTSIVEEEFINKSVVIVDDVLNSGTTLIYGVHHFLKTPLKQLKTAVLVNRNHKKYPVKADYKGISLSTSLQEHVNVRFESKNDRVFLD from the coding sequence ATGGAACAGACCATACTTTCACATTTACAGATTCAACACAAAATAGAACGCATAGCTTATCAAATTTACGAAGCTAATGTTTCTGAAGATGAAATTATAATTGCCGGTATAGAAGGTGGTGGATTGCAATTTGCAAAAAAAATAGTATCTACGCTTAAGAAAATTACGACCGCAAAAATTACACTTTGCAAACTTTCTATGGATAAAAGCAATCCTTTAGAAAGCGGAGTCACCACTTCTATAGTTGAAGAAGAATTCATTAATAAATCTGTAGTTATTGTTGATGACGTATTAAACTCGGGTACTACATTAATATATGGAGTTCATCATTTTTTAAAAACGCCCTTAAAACAACTTAAAACTGCCGTTTTGGTCAACAGAAACCATAAAAAGTATCCTGTTAAGGCTGATTATAAAGGTATTTCCCTATCAACTTCGTTGCAGGAACATGTGAACGTTCGTTTTGAATCTAAAAACGACAGGGTATTTTTAGACTAA
- a CDS encoding shikimate kinase, with protein MKNIKIVLLGYMGSGKTTVGRIVANHLNIKFLDLDAYIEEAERMSVSSIFNEKGEIYFRKKEMEYLSEIFLIENSFVLSLGGGTPCFGTNMELINEKTKNSFYLNIGIPELVTRLMKEKNHRPMISHLQDQELTEFVGKHLFERSFFYNKAHHKIKCNNNSPTEIAEIIINSLV; from the coding sequence ATGAAAAATATCAAAATAGTTTTATTAGGGTATATGGGTAGCGGTAAAACTACTGTTGGTAGAATAGTGGCTAACCATTTGAATATTAAATTTTTAGATTTAGATGCGTATATAGAAGAAGCAGAGCGTATGTCCGTATCATCTATTTTTAATGAGAAAGGTGAAATCTATTTTAGAAAAAAAGAAATGGAATATCTTTCTGAAATATTCTTGATAGAAAATAGCTTTGTACTATCGCTTGGAGGAGGAACCCCTTGTTTTGGAACTAATATGGAATTGATAAATGAGAAAACTAAGAACTCTTTTTACCTAAATATTGGTATTCCTGAACTTGTTACAAGATTAATGAAAGAAAAAAATCATAGACCAATGATTTCACATTTACAAGATCAAGAATTGACAGAGTTTGTAGGGAAGCATTTATTTGAAAGAAGTTTCTTTTATAATAAAGCACACCATAAAATAAAGTGCAATAATAATTCACCTACAGAAATTGCGGAAATAATTATTAATTCCTTAGTCTAA